From a single Lacerta agilis isolate rLacAgi1 chromosome 3, rLacAgi1.pri, whole genome shotgun sequence genomic region:
- the SUPT7L gene encoding STAGA complex 65 subunit gamma, whose translation MLRYWGEIPVSSSQANRSSFDLLQREFRTVEVQDPLLHQPSANKPKPTTMLDIPSEPCSLTIHTIQLMQHNRRLRSLIALAQSQGQQQAEGIKMEESEPLPTCPGSPPLPDDLLPLDSKIPNMPFQLRHSDPESDFYRGKGEPVTELSWTSCRQLLYQSIATILAHAGFECANESVLETLTDIAHEYCLKFTKLLRFAVDREARLGQSPFPDVMEQVFHEVGIGSVLSLQKFWQHRIKDYHSYMLQVSKQLSEEYEKLVNPEKAAEDMKPVKIKEEPVSDITFPMSEELEGDLASGDQSLPVGVLGAQSERFSANLEAEVSPQTSGGEVNTSPLWNLPVKIEPQESEEGHVHGHHGVLGSDVFEEPMSGMSEAGMPQSPDGSESSYASPSPDSLMGSSPVFNQRSKKKMKKM comes from the exons ATGCTCCGCTACTGGGGTGAGATCCCCGTCTCGTCTAGCCAAGCCAACCGCAGCTCCTTTGATTTGCTCCAGCGAGAGTTCCGCACCGTGGAGGTCCAGGATCCCCTGCTGCACCAGCCCTCTGCCAACAAGCCCAAGCCCACCACCATGCTGGACATCCCCTCGGAGCCATGCAGCCTCACCATTCACACCATCCAGCTGATGCAGCACAACCGGCGGCTGCGCAGCCTCATTGCCCTGGCTCAGAGTCAGGGCCAGCAGCAAGCGGAGGGCATCAAGATGGAAGAAAGCGAGCCTTTGCCCACCTGCCCTGGGTCCCCACCTCTCCCCGATGACTTGCTTCCTCTCGACAGCAAAATTCCCAACATGCCGTTTCAGTTGCGGCACAGCGATCCAGAAAGCGACTTTTACAG AGGCAAAGGAGAGCCAGTGACGGAGCTGAGTTGGACCTCTTGCCGCCAGCTACTCTACCAGTCCATTGCCACCATTTTGGCCCACGCGGGCTTCGAGTGTGCCAACGAGAGTGTCTTGGAAACCTTGACAGACATCGCCCACGAATACTGCCTGAAGTTCACTAAGCTCCTGCGCTTTGCTGTGGACCGAGAAGCCCGGCTTGGGCAAAGCCCTTTCCCAGATGTCATGGAGCAGGTCTTCCACGAAGTGGGCATTGGCAGTGTGCTCTCTCTGCAGAAGTTCTGGCAACACCGGATCAAGGATTATCATAGCTATATGCTGCAG GTAAGCAAGCAACTTTCTGAAGAGTATGAAAAGCTTGTGAACCCTGAGAAGGCAGCAGAAGACATGAAACCTGTGAAGATCAAAGAGGAGCCAGTCAGTGACATCACGTTTCCCATGAGTGAGGAGCTGGAGGGGGATCTGGCATCTGGGGACCAGTCTTTGCCTGTGGGAGTGCTTGGAGCTCAGAGTGAGCGCTTCTCAGCCAACCTGGAAGCAGAAGTGTCTCCGCAGACCTCAG GTGGTGAAGTGAACACTTCCCCTCTCTGGAACCTTCCGGTGAAAATAGAGCCACAAGAGAGTGAGGAGGGCCACGTCCATGGGCACCACGGGGTCCTGGGCAGTGACGTGTTTGAGGAGCCCATGTCGGGCATGAGTGAAGCTGGCATGCCGCAGAGCCCAGACGGTTCTGAAAGCAGCTatgcttccccttcccctgacAGCCTGATGGGATCATCACCGGTCTTTAACCAACGCagcaagaagaagatgaagaagatgtGA